A region from the Lentimonas sp. CC4 genome encodes:
- a CDS encoding XylR family transcriptional regulator — MKRIAILAETSLASGRQIVTGISRFLDERNDWSVFQHSGPLGAMDPTAISQWQGDGIIARIANPELLELIQAKGLPTVDVLGNVRPRPFPLVKCNDRSIGASVAEHFMQNAHTNFAFIGLGDERWSLEREEGFQGALKDFKSSVHIYHINQQRTEGYPVQDNLDSVKAWLAELRPPIGLMVASDQLAPIVFEACHQLGLAIPEHVSVVGVDNDRPFCNLCRPRLSSVEPNHELVGYRAAQTLERLINGETLDEPMIEIDLHTLHPRLSSELIAIDDPALLKALNYIREHACVGTSLDAIARASGLSRSVLQRRFRDKLNRTVGDVILNEKLRSAREMLKETELPIALIAERSGFNCQEYMNHIFKKHLETTPRKYRLR; from the coding sequence AGCACTCGGGCCCGCTTGGCGCAATGGATCCCACGGCAATCAGTCAGTGGCAGGGCGACGGCATTATTGCGCGTATTGCGAACCCTGAATTACTTGAGCTGATTCAGGCCAAAGGCCTCCCGACGGTTGATGTGCTCGGAAACGTGCGTCCGCGGCCGTTTCCTCTGGTCAAATGCAATGACCGATCAATTGGCGCCTCCGTGGCAGAGCACTTTATGCAAAATGCTCATACGAATTTCGCATTTATTGGGCTGGGCGATGAGCGGTGGTCGCTTGAGCGAGAAGAGGGTTTTCAGGGGGCGTTGAAGGATTTTAAAAGTTCCGTTCACATTTATCATATCAACCAGCAGCGCACCGAAGGCTATCCGGTGCAGGATAACCTCGACTCGGTTAAGGCGTGGCTCGCTGAGCTGCGGCCACCCATAGGTCTGATGGTGGCGAGTGATCAGCTCGCCCCCATTGTATTTGAAGCCTGTCACCAGCTAGGGTTGGCGATTCCGGAGCATGTCAGTGTGGTGGGCGTTGATAACGACCGACCGTTTTGTAACTTGTGCCGACCTCGGCTGAGTAGTGTTGAGCCGAACCACGAACTCGTCGGTTACCGCGCGGCTCAAACGTTGGAACGATTGATTAATGGTGAAACGCTCGACGAGCCGATGATCGAAATCGATCTGCATACCTTGCACCCGCGGCTATCGAGTGAACTCATTGCGATCGATGATCCCGCGCTGTTAAAGGCGCTCAACTATATTCGCGAGCATGCCTGCGTGGGGACGAGTCTCGACGCGATTGCCAGAGCCTCCGGGCTGTCGCGCAGTGTGCTGCAACGCCGTTTCAGGGATAAATTGAACCGCACGGTAGGCGATGTCATACTCAACGAAAAATTACGTAGCGCTCGCGAAATGCTGAAAGAGACGGAGCTGCCGATCGCGCTCATCGCTGAGCGCAGTGGCTTTAATTGCCAGGAGTATATGAATCACATCTTCAAGAAGCACCTAGAGACGACACCGCGAAAATATCGGTTACGATGA
- a CDS encoding SET domain-containing protein translates to MDCSIKCLGVLTHKVKVSEDEVIAGKGSIAIEPIATGEIVWQPNDGFPIVSNAERKLRDDKHEFSQVGLDLFAKVEPDGWCYNHSCVPNSALIGGNIVAMRNVALGEEVTYDYGLTETSNRWSFWCQCGHPECRLHISNQDYLNTELRNRQKDYVSAHAEYAAAQADRISVLKYYVRRWLYLLKLKLRGDGSSAMSLLK, encoded by the coding sequence GTGGACTGCTCCATCAAGTGTCTGGGAGTGCTGACACATAAGGTAAAAGTTTCCGAAGATGAAGTGATTGCCGGCAAGGGTTCGATTGCAATCGAACCGATTGCTACAGGTGAGATTGTTTGGCAGCCGAACGACGGATTTCCTATCGTTAGCAATGCAGAGCGTAAGTTGCGTGATGATAAGCATGAGTTTAGCCAAGTGGGATTGGATCTGTTTGCGAAGGTTGAGCCTGATGGATGGTGTTATAACCATTCGTGTGTCCCGAATAGTGCATTAATCGGCGGCAATATTGTCGCGATGCGCAATGTCGCATTGGGCGAAGAGGTGACCTATGACTATGGTCTTACGGAAACCTCTAATCGGTGGAGTTTTTGGTGTCAATGTGGCCACCCTGAGTGTCGACTCCATATCAGTAATCAGGATTACCTGAATACTGAGCTGCGAAATCGCCAGAAAGACTATGTTTCTGCTCACGCCGAATACGCGGCAGCACAGGCCGATCGAATTTCAGTTTTGAAGTATTATGTCAGACGCTGGCTCTATTTGCTAAAGCTAAAGCTTCGGGGAGACGGATCTTCTGCAATGTCACTTCTGAAATAA
- a CDS encoding class I SAM-dependent methyltransferase yields MKDDRTVGLKGFYDRLVRKGVLGILAYVAPSNLAATGRRLGYYISLASSTAISRLWDWRHGVETCRGVATNELSGSDEALKFAVFYAPCAPSALRFMLGCIRVPHERFEFVDYGSGKGKVLLIASEYPFKKITGVEFDRALHERAVQNLKDYKWRSCRPRKCPVIEPVHLDAKKYRLPADPCFLIFYSPFCSDLLCEVLEGIRLDLEANPRDAVICFFDDAVENSQVPKVNGILSLWEGWEVVQIPDIPKRMDMFYSAEAVVYRFVV; encoded by the coding sequence ATGAAGGATGATCGCACTGTCGGGTTGAAAGGCTTTTACGATAGACTCGTTCGCAAGGGGGTTCTAGGGATTCTCGCCTATGTGGCTCCATCTAACCTTGCTGCTACAGGGCGACGCTTAGGTTACTACATCAGTCTAGCTTCCTCTACGGCAATCAGTCGTCTGTGGGATTGGCGCCACGGGGTCGAAACCTGTCGTGGTGTCGCAACGAATGAGTTGTCTGGCTCTGATGAGGCTCTTAAATTCGCGGTTTTTTATGCACCTTGCGCTCCAAGCGCATTGAGGTTTATGCTGGGATGCATACGCGTTCCGCACGAGAGATTCGAGTTCGTTGATTACGGCTCAGGTAAGGGAAAAGTCTTACTAATTGCCAGCGAGTATCCGTTTAAAAAAATTACTGGAGTTGAATTTGATAGAGCCTTGCATGAGCGAGCGGTTCAAAATTTGAAGGACTACAAATGGCGATCTTGCCGACCTCGTAAATGCCCGGTGATTGAACCTGTGCATTTAGATGCGAAAAAATACCGTTTGCCTGCAGATCCCTGTTTCCTTATTTTTTACTCTCCTTTTTGTTCGGACCTTTTGTGCGAAGTGCTTGAGGGGATCCGTTTGGACTTAGAGGCGAATCCTCGTGATGCGGTGATTTGTTTCTTTGACGATGCTGTCGAAAACTCCCAGGTGCCCAAGGTGAATGGGATACTATCGTTATGGGAGGGTTGGGAAGTTGTTCAAATTCCTGACATCCCCAAACGTATGGATATGTTTTACTCGGCTGAGGCTGTCGTTTACAGGTTTGTTGTTTAA
- a CDS encoding sugar-transfer associated ATP-grasp domain-containing protein: protein MKIRGLLQRLAGCNNTLIVCWFPWYWCGSETARLRKLVSHLEWTSCGRFSTKVYFICKALLWPAIAACALVLVWRRYAKEAVPINDRSMIRQLIELCQFTFWYGASPNEYYERRMYEQHLPSVMRDFISQHECQILASALNGIGVEGIKNKQQFESICVAAGLPVVPVLYYLDSTRGTELPNHLELPHANLFLKPVYGKKGIGIQRWDFDAYSHSWSFNGRVLPEDSLRAYMIQLAKTDAYILQQAVSNHSSVACFSLSGVVTFRVVTVCDGLSDAEVVAAYLAAPRGHTVTNHENYGGMMAELDISTQRFDAAYSETPYMERHRNHPDTGAQIEGAKLPSWPGMAALAVSAHALFPDVVSVGWDIVYTPEGFRLLEGNTFWGMSPGLFLGRTEYVRVCFELWERKQSSSTASPL from the coding sequence ATGAAAATTCGAGGACTACTACAACGGCTGGCTGGATGTAATAATACGCTGATTGTCTGTTGGTTCCCTTGGTATTGGTGTGGGAGCGAAACGGCACGGTTGAGGAAACTGGTGTCTCACCTTGAGTGGACGTCCTGTGGTCGATTCTCCACAAAAGTTTATTTTATATGTAAAGCGCTGCTTTGGCCTGCGATCGCTGCTTGTGCACTTGTTCTGGTTTGGAGGCGCTATGCCAAAGAAGCTGTGCCGATCAACGATCGATCAATGATTCGTCAATTGATTGAATTATGCCAGTTCACCTTTTGGTATGGCGCGAGTCCGAATGAATATTATGAGCGCAGGATGTATGAGCAGCATTTGCCATCAGTCATGCGCGATTTTATATCGCAGCATGAATGTCAGATATTGGCCTCTGCACTGAATGGCATCGGCGTCGAAGGTATTAAGAATAAACAGCAGTTTGAGTCGATTTGTGTCGCTGCAGGGCTGCCGGTTGTTCCGGTTTTGTATTATCTTGATTCGACGCGAGGGACTGAGCTCCCGAACCATTTGGAGCTTCCACACGCTAACTTATTTCTGAAACCCGTATATGGTAAGAAGGGTATCGGTATCCAACGGTGGGATTTCGATGCCTATAGTCACAGTTGGTCGTTCAATGGTAGGGTTCTGCCAGAAGACAGTTTGCGAGCGTATATGATCCAACTTGCTAAGACAGATGCTTACATTCTCCAACAGGCAGTATCTAACCATTCAAGCGTTGCTTGTTTTTCGTTGAGTGGGGTGGTCACCTTTCGTGTGGTTACGGTGTGTGATGGCCTCTCTGATGCGGAAGTGGTCGCCGCCTACCTTGCGGCCCCGCGTGGTCATACAGTGACAAACCACGAAAATTACGGAGGGATGATGGCTGAGCTAGATATTTCGACACAGCGCTTTGATGCGGCTTATAGTGAGACTCCATATATGGAGAGGCATCGAAACCATCCGGATACTGGTGCGCAGATCGAGGGTGCGAAACTTCCAAGTTGGCCAGGGATGGCTGCACTTGCTGTCAGCGCGCATGCCTTATTTCCAGACGTAGTCTCGGTTGGTTGGGATATTGTTTATACTCCGGAGGGATTTCGTTTATTAGAGGGCAATACATTTTGGGGGATGAGCCCGGGATTGTTTTTAGGACGCACCGAGTATGTGCGTGTTTGCTTTGAATTGTGGGAACGCAAGCAATCTAGTTCTACTGCATCGCCTTTATGA
- a CDS encoding ATP-grasp domain-containing protein produces the protein MLIYNKAYGSLTAYPWMFAHNAHFVVDVLAPRGHIIQSSRWVRRVFDFNEEEDLFASLVDLLASGEYAAIHCIDESSRNLILEHNEDVRLRSYLPFPFDSSLNTVCCDKVSFHQWCQTEGVPVPKSVIAQTIEGLKRSAADLGYPFILKGAFGSRGTTVWLIESELQLVCASESFPEMPAWLVQEYLPGKAGTSSIVCREGVLYTACHSYKTVTLDGGFGTSAVKTFVSSEELDQLAHLVAERTRVNGATGYDWILDSAGRPLLIDPHFGRGPSSMMISHLDGVMIDAALAASLSGADPIESHCSKIKHVWIFPQCLSLIFEGRVREAWQAANLFKKDVAIFLCGHGEWRLFFKQVVPLAFGKFRVLLGGLRRRCFGD, from the coding sequence TTGCTTATCTATAATAAAGCTTACGGGAGCCTGACTGCGTATCCGTGGATGTTTGCCCATAACGCACACTTTGTTGTCGATGTGTTGGCGCCGAGAGGCCACATCATACAATCCAGCAGATGGGTGCGCCGTGTGTTTGATTTTAATGAGGAAGAAGACTTATTCGCTAGCTTAGTCGATCTCTTGGCGAGTGGTGAATATGCCGCAATACACTGTATTGACGAGTCTTCGAGGAATCTGATCTTAGAACATAATGAAGATGTGCGCTTACGATCATATCTGCCTTTTCCTTTCGATTCTTCGCTAAATACAGTGTGCTGCGATAAAGTTTCGTTTCATCAATGGTGTCAGACCGAGGGAGTGCCTGTGCCCAAGAGTGTGATCGCTCAGACGATAGAAGGTTTAAAGCGCTCTGCTGCGGATCTGGGGTATCCGTTCATCCTAAAAGGCGCGTTTGGTTCGCGGGGGACAACTGTATGGCTGATTGAGTCTGAGCTGCAGTTAGTGTGTGCATCGGAGTCGTTTCCTGAGATGCCAGCTTGGCTCGTTCAGGAGTATTTGCCGGGTAAAGCTGGGACGAGCTCTATCGTGTGTCGAGAGGGGGTGCTGTATACTGCGTGTCACTCCTATAAAACCGTGACTCTAGATGGAGGTTTTGGGACGTCTGCGGTGAAGACTTTTGTATCTTCTGAGGAATTAGATCAACTGGCTCACTTAGTCGCAGAAAGGACACGAGTGAATGGTGCCACTGGTTACGACTGGATCTTAGACTCGGCTGGTCGACCACTTTTGATTGATCCACATTTTGGGCGCGGGCCGTCCTCTATGATGATTTCGCATCTAGATGGAGTGATGATTGATGCAGCGTTGGCAGCGTCCTTGTCGGGGGCAGATCCGATTGAATCGCATTGTTCAAAAATAAAGCACGTTTGGATTTTTCCTCAGTGCTTGAGCCTCATTTTTGAAGGCCGAGTTCGAGAGGCGTGGCAAGCGGCCAATTTATTTAAAAAAGATGTCGCGATCTTTCTATGCGGTCACGGTGAGTGGCGTTTATTCTTCAAACAAGTCGTGCCTCTGGCCTTTGGTAAATTTAGGGTATTACTCGGAGGGCTTCGGCGTCGTTGCTTTGGTGATTAA